CATACGACTTATCATGAGCAATCTTCCATTGGTTAAGCAGAAGTTTTGAGGAAGAAAACACTTTTAAGTGCTTTGAGCCATGCTGATTCCATAAAATATCGTTTATGTTCTTCCAGATTGACCAACAAATCATAGTTGTTTCCTGAGCATCTTTATTACGATACTGGTTTAAAACATTAGCAATCCACCTTCGAAAGCTTGCTTGATCATTCCGTTCCATATGCTTGTATGTTAAGCCCCAACACAATTTAGCAAAAGGACAAGAAATGAGTGTGTGATACACCGTGTCTGTCTAGATTACACACTGGACACATGATCAAAATTTGGACTCGCTTAATGACTAGTTGATCTTTCATTGGTAAAATGTTCATTGCTGCCATTCATAAAAATATTTCACTCTAAGTGAAATCTTAAGATTCCACAACTTCTTCCATTTGAACACATCGGTTGGAATATCTATAGATTTAGCTTCCTAAATTGCAGCATATGCGATTTTAACCGTATACTGTCCCAACTTGTCATATTTCTGGAACCTTAAATCCTTATCATTGCCATTCAAATGTATAGATAGAATCAACTGAGCATTTCGTTCATCAAAAGTAGCATTTACTAAAGTAATATCCCATGAATTCCGGCCGGGCTCATTAGTATGTCAACTGTTTTATGTTGGATTGCTTCGTGATTTGTATGCACATAAGGATCATTCCCAGGCAACCAAGGATCCTCCGTTATGCTGATCGTGTCACCGTTTCCCACTCGACGCATATCACCTTGTTTTAGAAGAACATGAGCCTCCATAATTGACCTACATATGTAACTCAGATTACCACCGACCTTTGCTGTCAAAAATGAACCCCCGGGATAGTATCTTGCTTTGTAAATCCTCCCAACTAAACTGTTAGGTTTGACGAGTAAACGCCAACCGTGCTTCCCGAAGAGCGCTATATTAAAATCCCTTAGCTTTCTAAAATCAAGATCCCCACTAAACTTCTTTACACACATTCTGTCCCAACTCAACCAATAAATTCCCTTACTGTCCATATTACCTTTCCACCACAACTGATTCGTAATTTTCTCCATATCGTCACGGATTTGATGAGGAAGTAAAAAGGTACTCATAGAATATTTTGGCAAAATTTGAGCTACCATTTTTAAAAACAGCTCTTTCTCACCCATGGATAGGGTTTGCTTCTCCCACCCCCAAGTTCTTTCTCTTAATCCATCTTTCAGATAACCCAGAACTGCATTTTTATCTCTCCCAAGAACATTTGGTAATCTGTTGTTCTTTGATTTTCCTCTCTAAACTGCGACATATTGCAGGTTACACTTTTGACTCCTGAATCAGTGTTACGAGTGAAGAAGATCGAGAAGATCGAGGATTTGTATGCGTTAACTTTTTTCCCCGAGGCACGTTCAAAAACTTTCAACAAATTGATCACATGATCAGCCTCCTCTGCCCGAGCCTTGCAATATATGTACGTATCATCCGCAAAAAACATGTGTGTTAACTGCAGAGTTCCCATCGCTACCTGAATAACTTTTAATAAACTTCTCCTCTCACATTCTTTAAGCAGTACTGACAACCCTTCCATACAAATTAAAAAACAAATAGGAGGAGAGTGGGTCGCCTTGGTGAACACCTCGGGATGGAATAATTAATCCAAATCTTCTTACAACATGGCATATTTGGTACTTGGTTGAGCACACGCACTCGATAATCAAGAGAACAGAATCTCCAACAAAACCTAATTGATATATCATCTCACGTAAAAAGTTCCATTCTACGCGATCGTAAGCTTTGCTCATATCTAATTTAAGGGCCACCCACGCAACATTTCCTTGAGTTTTACGCTTCATACAATGCATGACCTGATAGGACACCATAATATTATCACAGTAACGAGTCTACCCGAGATAAAAGCACTTTTAGTTTCAGAAATGAGACCGTTAAGCACTATTTTTAATCTATTGGCTAAAGCCTTCGAGATGACCTTGTCAGCTACGTTGCAAAGAAATATAGGCCTTAAATCCATCATAATTActgggttcttctttttaggaaTCAACACAATATTTGCATCACCAATATGCTCCTCCAGCTTCCCTATCTTGAATTTTTTTGAACCAAACTCACCATGTCAGTGATAATAATATTCCAGAACTTCTGATAAAAACCGGGACTAAACCCGTCCGGGCCTGATGATTTATCAGGGTGCATGCTAAACAAAGCTTTTTAAACTTTAATTGGGTCAACTTGAGCTATAAGAGAATCATTCCGAACTTGATTAATTCTTCTTGATACAACCTCGAACATCACATTCCACTTTGTATCTGCAGCATCAAACAAACTCATAAAATAAACCACCattgtaacatccccaaatccggggtcaggattgggtgtcactaaacaactctaaacaatataaacctgtatattaaaataaacaTACATATAACCCCTCAATTCCgaatcgtttacaggttatggtatgaaacaagaatctaccCTTCTAAAAATTTATAACTAAATAAATTTTTGGTACCTCTTTACTAACTTTCTCATCTTAttcactctgacatctccaactTCCTTCAGCTGGGATCTCTCCGCTGTCTATTAAAGGCcattcacttttatcctcattgatactgaaagaaataagaattcacaaagcaagagtgaacCAAAAATACTTAGCAAGTATCATAATAGGTTTTCAAGTATTATATCAAAGAAACTTTTGGAAATAATCTTTAGATGACTTTAAAAATATCTTTATTTATTTGaaacagttgagcgaataaaacatcggtCCTCATTGGCATTTAATCCTTAATCACATTTCTCTGAGAAGAACATTAAACAATTCTCAGACTCATCTCTTGAATCAACTTTTTGTTTGGTTTTGTAATTATGAATTTTCCAAtaaggaatgccgttaatggcgatcaataataaattagactggacacaaaaccaacatatgcactgtaacctgctgatcagtcaggatgcagtgcggatctatacccaccCGTACAGACCCACCAACATATCAGGTACCGatgcactatggcctaataaacAAGGGTTTGGTCCaatccgtagagtattttgatgtcaaatcattttgatttcaagacatcctaatttagggttcgcaaataacccaaaaTAATAGATATTTTCTCCGGAGATCAATTCATAATAATAAGGAACAAGAACAAAAAGGTAgttgcataattaagagtaattgcagcaaaatgtaaaacatttaacaaTTCTAAAACTAGAATATGGaagaaatacttgcaatatatcacaagaaagtTCAAGAATAATTGCCTCAATTGATCCGCTTTCTAATTTTCAATCACCATTCGATGTTCACCTCTACTCTGTATCCACTCATCTCATTACCACACATAATCAAGTTTTACTTTTACTATCAttgtctggctttgaatgccttaAACTaggtgtatctatcataaaagatactatttCAGTTAAccgataatatatatatatatatatatatatattctacgcttatccttatcgtctacccacccgataataacagataaagatCACATTTAATCATATAGAGCTTAAAAGAGACATGGACTCATAATTTAtataacacgtaaacacataaggCACGTATCACATAACTCATGTAACATATGACTCAGTttgtcaaaacattcgactcgacatgtttaaaattaaaattgagTCGAAATATGACTTTTCGATAATTACGCGACTCAGAAATATTTACAAaatcaagcgacctttcgaaacgaaagattttatgtctcgaaagtatttttaatagaagcataatatttttttgagtccagacgcgttcgtttcatattaaacgaaCGAACGGTCTATTTGTAATGACtaaaataagaataataatattaattgaatttttaaatacctttatacaatttttaaaagctaaaaatgatttttaaatcattatttggcttaaatataaataattacattttatttaattatttatagataaattaattaattagataaattaatcatatacataaataattaattataaataaattataaataattaaatcaaatttatatttttgaaaataataaaagaaaataatatttcaaatttaaaataatttagttaaatatttaaaataattaactaaattaattttagaatttagaaacaatttttgaattttaaaatgaattttaaatcaaTTATTATAAACAATTCAACAGAAACAGTTGGGGGAAACAGGTTGTCTTCAGCCTTGGATCGAGGGGCGGGAAGAGCTAGCGGAGAGACCGCCGGAGAATGAAGAACAAGTCGCCGGAACCGATGACTTGCCCAGATTCCGGAGTTAAGTCCGGCAACCCCGTTTTCCACCAAAACGGCACCAATCAAGCTCGTTTTTAATCCTGATCTGAACTACACACTCTTAGAAACTCAAATATTACACAAATAATCATCAAACACGCCAGAATCGACCAAGATATCCATTTTCCGACCACCAATCGTGATTTTTCCGGCCAAACCACGAGACCAACAAAATCACAACCAAAACTTACGATTTATACTCGAAATTAAAGCTCTGAATATGTATAGTCTATTATCAATAACAATAAACACCTAACATGATTCAAACATAAAAAAATCAATTCAAAATCCAACTTTAACCCAATAACTCGACTTATATCAAATCGGACACTAGCAATCCATATTTAAGCATGAATCGACTAAACAGAATATAAGGAATCTTTTTCAATCATCAAAAACATCCAAAGATCATCCAAAAtaaaacccccaaattcaagatataaaccctagaaatcaaaattTTCGATTCCCTACCAAAATTAAAATCTGATGGTAGGAAATGATAGGGCTCATCACAAGTTTCGATTTGAATATTTGAGCATCGAAAACGGAGATCAAAATTTTTCCTTAAACATTTGATTGATTCCCAAGAACTCAAGAACATAAACTCTCACCCCCAAATCAATTTTATGATTTTTCTATATTTATACTAAAATTttgataattataaaaataaaaataaaaatccaGCTATTTATACTTTTTGAAAATTAAATACTTCAAAATCAATTAATggtgtttttatcccttaattaaaataattaggcccaaaataATAACTATGGAAAATAATTTTAAtcgaataaatataaaatttatatcaaaattccccaaaaattatgaataatccaaaaatacaaaaatattgaatatttataagtcccacgattttataaaaataaaaatatgatttttgtgggctttgacgtcccggtaggggcccagaaaaatcatttttcgctAAATAAAATATTGTCTAAATTAACTAGATGTTCGGAAAATCAATATGATATATGCCATATTATGCAAAATAAGGCCAAATACCCTACACCCAATAACGACTATTAAATTTAATTCTCGATAACATAATATTCAATATAAACCCATCTAACACGAAATAAAATAGCCGAAAAATATCTCAAACCACACTAAACATATATGGCACATAACAgataatattttattatcaatcatgatttataatatcataaaacacataattattcatttaatatgACATTAAACCGTCATAAATTTCCAGTTGTTACAACATTGTGTCCTTCAAGCCTGATTTTCAACCCACTAAATGGACTATTTCATTTTGTAAAGTGTTAATTTAATTTATCTTACGTCGAGTTCTAGCAGCATTGTGAAAAAAATTATTGTTCAGATCCCCCTCTCTTAACCACAATTGCTTAATCCTTTGCCTCTAAAACACTTCATGTTGATTGTAGATTTCAGTCAATTTATGTGAAGCTTCGTAGTACTTATGAATCGAGAAATTATCCCTCCTATTCATTTTCTTTCATGATACTTTTATATTGATTAATTCTCGATTTAAAACACCATGTAATCTCCCTCCCCCATATTGTTAAAACTTCCGAGCATTCATTCACCTTTTCTTGTAGTGAGCATCCTTATTTTCAATACCATACTTCCTCTACAATTTGCATACACATCGGTTCACGTAATCATGCATTCTCGTATCTAAAAACTTTAGTGGATAATTGGGATACTTTCATTGGCTCGACAAGAACAGGGCAATGGTCTGATGTTGATATCTCCGGGTTTGTAAGTTTCGCTCCGGTAAACAAATCCATGAAATTTCGATCCACAATAGTTCTATCTAGCTTGATTTCTACCCAATCATATGTGTCTTTTCTTCGTTCCCAATTATACGAAAAGCTATTTATCAACCATATAGGATAAGGGCGTCTGCCTTTCTTATCTTCTTATTTGATAACGTTGTTCATATCTCCAACAAGGCACCACGACAAAGAAGAGCGATATTTTGAATTTCAAATCAAATTTCAGGTCTCTTGCTCGCCATAAACTCCTGTTAATCTGAATTTTCTCCAACCCTTTATCTCCACTGTAACATCGACATGATTATTACTATACGATAGTAATTGCACTTCATCTTTATAACGCCACAACATAGCAATACCCCCGCTTCTTCCCTGAACATCGACAGAGAATGTTCCTGCAAATTCCAGAGTATTCTTAATTTTCTCTACTAAATCTTGCTTGCTCATTGTTTCACCTAATAACACTAGATTGGGTTTCTTTTAGAGGACTAGCTCCATTAGGAATTGAATGGCCCACGAGGTCCCAAGCCCGCGAAAATTCTAACTTAATGTACTCATAATGATTGACGGGCCCCCTGTACCAGAGCTCGTCACAAATGCATTTTTTGGATCAGTCATGGATGTTGAGGCCTTAAGTTGGTATTGGTCCATGTCCTCTATCTCCTCTTCATCCAAGCCTTAACATAATTCCGTATTTTCTTATAGTCCATGTCGTTGATCAGGCCCATCCCCTATTCTTCTCTTTTTATTATCCAGTATAACAACTCCTTTCCTTAAGGTTTAGATTTACTTGCAACTGTGGAATTATCTCCAACTTTGGTGCAGAGAATTTTACCGCCCATATCCTTACCATAATTTGAATTATCCCCTTTTTTATCGTTATGCACCTTTAATGGCTGATTATACGGGTTATGTTTCTCGTACCTTTACACCTCACCGAAATTCATGTTCATCGCAGAATTACTACGTTCTTCATCACTATTGCCATCCCTTGGCCACCTTGATCCCACCAGATTTATCTATTTACGTAAATGAGCTCTCATCCACGCCCCGTATGGCTTAATTATTTCCTCCTCCGGGTTGTTAAATAAAATGTTGTATAATTTTTTCAGAGTGCCCAATCAAACCACAAATGAAATAAAAAGTTGGGACATTTTCTTATTTAAAATTAATCCATAGCCATTCGCCGTCTGCTTTTCGTATTTTCATTTGAGAGATCAACTGTAACTCTTATACGCATATATTAACGCCATACCCCAGTAAAATTCCTTGAGCAAGATTCGATATATTCTCCTATGTAATTGCCCTCCTCTTTAAGAGTCTTTTCTGTACGCAAGTCGTAAATTTGAACCCACGGATCCATCTTGTTTAAACTTACACTACGTGGAATATCTCCATCCCGTATTCGAGCTATTATCAGTGGTTTCCTATTGAAAGTCCAAGGGCTTCCACTGATAACTCTTTTGATATCAATCTCATGGTAAAACTGAAAAATATATAGATAAACATCGACTTCTTTCATGTATACTCCTCTTTTAGGTCTCCATTGTGATGATAATGTGTGCTTCGTAGTTGTAAAATCTATAACTCCCTCATTGATAAATCTTCCCACCAGGCAGAGATGAATATCCATTCCATGTATAAATTTCGTTTCCCCCATTTCATTTGATTCCTCTACAACAATACCTCCTTCCCCCTCATCTTCTAGCATGATATCATTCATTGCTTGAATAATATTTTCTGTTGACACCATAAAAGCTGATGTTCgttaacaaaacaaaagaaaaagagaaGAGACGCTTCAGACTTTAAAAACATAGAACATTCTAACCATGTCAAAAGACAAGACTCGCTGCCATTTTATTTTTAATTGGCTTTAGCCCCAAATTTTTAGTTAGTGCCCGTTTagaaaatcttaaaataagtagCTTACGATTTAAAACGAATAAGTGACTTAAAAGTTATAAGTAgataaatatttataagttatatgagtgttttgataattttaattaaaagtcagaatttttttacttaaataaattacaataaataatttttaaatacaaTTAACTTAAAAAAACttaatttatgaatttaaaatTGGAAAAACATTTCataacatatattttaaaattaaagttaataaaaaaattaaaaaatcaaaataagttatgaaaaagtacgtcattactaacattcaacttatcagcttataagttgtaagtTCAACTTATAAGTTGCGTCGATAAACACTTGTCGATAAATACTTACAAACTTATAAGTGAACTATACAGATAGAAATGGGTAAGATCCACCTTTTTTACATACAAAAGTAATACAAATGCCAACGCGACCCAAACCCATCCGAATAtccattttctaaaatataacCCACTACCAAACCGGGTCATACCAACTTCATTTTTAACAAAGAAACTAATACATTTTCTCACCCAAATCAGTAATTCATGGATACAACCCGTTTCAAAAAAACACAAGCGGATCCATAAGAGAAGCATACAAGAGAAGCTTGCAAATTATCCTCCCTAACCTCACCTGATCAAtccaaaattcaaatttttaaccTATTTTGTATCCATATATGTTTCATCGTCAGTATTTTCAAGCCGAGGTTTGTTAAAGAAAAAAATTATAGTAATCCATACATTTGATTTCAGGTATCTAGCAATACATATATCTCATTTCAGGTATGCTAGAAGAATTCAATATATGctctctttttctttttgtttatTTTGTCTTTCTCTtcgttattttatgtttttagtGTTGTTATTTCtaataattttgtatatttataTTACTTATATTTTTTTAGTTTGGACATGAGATGATTATGTGGTGAGGAATCttaatttaaaataattgttaATATTTGATTAAGAAACCCCAATAGTcgatacacatattttatttaatcatatttaaatttatttaatttttacaAAATGATAAATGTGAGGTAAAGAGCAACTATTGGGCCAATTTTCTCTCATTTTTTGATCACTTAATGATCACCGATTTCAGGTGTAATCAGTTGTTAATGATTCAAATCTCGATAtccatattttatatttttcatgtttacatttttgtacttttgcatattaatgttttaatttttGTATTGTGTGGATTGATATATAATTCTAATATACACACACGGTTTTTAGACTAACTGTTTAATTAAATTTCTTATACAATTTTAAAGTTTATGTATTTTAATCTTTCGTTGACGCAGAACCCGATTCTTCAATTATGGTTCTCACATTTTATGTCTCAAGTTTTGGTGTCTTTACGATTTACATGACTTTTGGGGAGAAAATTAATTCAATTTCAAGCTTCTGAATGCTTAAAATTAAAAGTTTTTGCCGGTGATATGCTACTAGAGAATATTTTAAATGCTCTAATTCTTTTTATGGTTTGTAGAGAGGTGATGGCGTACAAGCCGACAATTCTTGAGGTGATAGTGTGCAGGCCGAAGCAACCTTCAAACTTACCTGACGATATCCAATGTTATCGATTGAGGTGATGGTGTGCAGGACGACGTTGCTATAAGTGTTAGGACAGAGGGTGTCACATTGGTACTTGATAAAATTGGATGTCGTTCTCAATTATATAGTAAAACATATTAAATCACGAGTTTTCTCTGTTGTTATAAGTATATACTTGTTATACTTGCTATAGTTTTCCTTAAACCTATCTTCCCAACATCCATGTTTTGAGCCTTTTAGAACCGAAGATAGTGATCTTCCATCTCCGGCTCCAATAATTTCTCCGAGAAGTGCCAATGATGTTCACGTTGCCTGGGCGTATTCATCAGTCGTATCCTTAAATGGTGTGCATCATGTGTTGTACGGCATTGAATCCGTGAGAGTCCTACTTTTTCTGGTGGAGAACCATGTAAGTTATCTTTAGCATATTTCacttttattatgaatttttaaccTATTTAAATGCAAATACATTAAGTATATATTAGGACCATTCAAATTAGAAACTGAAATATAGCTTTGATGTCTTTACAATTTAAATGACTTTAATGAAGATTGTAGCTGATGATCctataaatattaataataagCTTTATATTGATATTCCTGAAGGCATCATTGATAGGGTAAGATCATCGTCATCGTCGTGGGAGAGCAGTTAGGTAGATTAATGATATTGacttaaaataaaaaaatttctaAGTAATGCTTATATAAAGGTCTGATCCCCTGATGGGCCAAGCTAAGATTCCGTTAACAGAAAAACTGGGTGCTACACTAAATGATAGATTTCCATAACCCAATTACCATATTATATTTCCCCATTTTAGACAATTGTCTTCTTCTCGAACCAAATAAGTTATTGAACCAATAATAACCTTTGGCAATTGTAAAATTCTATCTGCTAAACTAACCTTTAGACATAAAAACCAAAGAACTATCATTGCTCGCATCAGCTATGGAACTAATAAATCGTAACTCCCAAATTGATTCATTTTGGTTGTGATATTAAAAAATATAACGGAACAATAAAAATTTGCAAGTTTTTTTATTATAGGCATATGCTATTCTTATTGGGCGTTATATATTGCTCGAATTTTCTCCAACCTCGTGGTTATAACAAATCTTTTTTACTGTCAACCTCTGCTAGGTTGCTTAAAGTGTTTCATTTATTTAGTTTTCTTTGTTTATAAATATTAAGTTTCATTCATCAGGTATCTAAAAAGCCAAACATCAGAAAATAAGAATCAACAATAAAGAATTATCGTATTTTTAGGAGGGTAAGTACCTCCGCTTCTTCTAACCACACATTTAACATTCTCTGCTCGTACTAGTTCAGATAACACTTCTGATTTGTTGGTGTTTATTCTGGAACATTCTAAACATGAGTATTTTTGGAACCGTCAGTACAATTAATATATAGGAATTTTTGTGTGGAGGCTTTTTGGTATTGCAGCAGGTGAGATACGAGATGAACACCAAACATCATTGTAAGTTCTTCAATTTTTATAGCCATCGACAGGCTATTGATTAAATTATGGCATGTTATTAGAAGGATTGTCGTGGTTGGAATATGACACAACACACATACACACAACACTTTTCTCTTTCTCTCATCACAAACACCCACACGCACAAACACTCTCACACACACATcccaatacacacacacacctgGAACATACACACAACACCAATCTATTTGTTTCTCTGCATCTACACCACACCCACAGATACACACACAACACACGCACACCTCCTTTACTTCTATCTAATT
This sequence is a window from Apium graveolens cultivar Ventura chromosome 9, ASM990537v1, whole genome shotgun sequence. Protein-coding genes within it:
- the LOC141686098 gene encoding uncharacterized protein LOC141686098, with the protein product MVVYFMSLFDAADTKWNVMFEIGKLEEHIGDANIVLIPKKKNPVIMMDLRPIFLCNVADKVMHCMKRKTQGNVAWVALKLDMSKAYDRVEWNFLRLSVLLKECERRSLLKVIQVAMGTLQLTHMFFADDTYIYCKARAEEADHVINLLKVFERASGKKRGKSKNNRLPNVLGRDKNAVLGYLKDGLRERTWGWEKQTLSMGEKELFLKMVAQILPKYSMSTFLLPHQIRDDMEKITNQLWWKGNMDSKGIYWLSWDRMCVKKFSGDLDFRKLRDFNIALFGKHGWRLLVKPNSLVGRIYKARYYPGGSFLTAKVGGNLSYICRSIMEAHVLLKQGDMRRVGNGDTISITEDPWLPGNDPYVHTNHEAIQHKTVDILMSPAGIHGILL